Proteins encoded together in one Scyliorhinus torazame isolate Kashiwa2021f chromosome 20, sScyTor2.1, whole genome shotgun sequence window:
- the LOC140396815 gene encoding uncharacterized protein produces MDTLKGTATLVNNQPGSSQTSGVPEPAVAVGEEQGFRCFVCGKGFRWACLLKRHLRVHTGEKPFECSLCHKRFSKSSNMTRHQRFHTGEKPFECNVCAKRFSTSNELRVHQRIHTGEKPFECAVCKMRFCASSNLTVHQRTHTGERPFECIVCSKRFCTSRDLTVHKRIHTGEKPFECSVCNKRFYRSSHLIQHQHIHTGEKRL; encoded by the coding sequence ATGGATACGTTAAAAGGAACGGCGACGCTAGTCAACAACCAGCCCGGCTCATCCCAAACTTCTGGGGTCCCTGAACCGGCAGTTGCCGTCGGGGAGGAGCAGGGCTTTCGCTGTTTTGTGTGCGGGAAGGGGTTTAGGTGGGCCTGCCTGCTGAAGAGGCAcctacgggttcacactggggagaagcccttCGAGTGCAGCCTGTGCCACAAGCGGTTCAGCAAGTCCAGCAACATGACCCGGCACCAGCGCTTTCACACGGGGGAGAAGCCCTTCGAGTGCAATGTCTGCGCGAAGCGGTTTTCCACGAGCAACGAGCTGAGAGTTCACCAGCGCatccacaccggggagaagccatttgAGTGTGCTGTGTGCAAGATGCGCTTCTGCGCCTCCAGCAACCTCACCGTGCACCAACgtactcacaccggggagaggccattcgagtGCATCGTGTGCTCCAAGCGCTTTTGTACGTCCCGTGACCTGACTGTGCACAAACGCATCCACACCGGCGAGAAGCCATTTGAGTGCAGCGTGTGCAACAAGCGTTTTTACAGGTCAAGTCATCTGATACAGCACCAGcacattcacacaggagagaagaGACTGTGA